The DNA segment CACGCCGAGTCGGCTGGTCAGGACCTGGGCGAAGGGCGTCCAGTGGCCCTGCCCGTAGTCGAGCGTGCCGGTGACGATGGTGACCGTTCCGTCCGGCTCGAAATGGATGCCGCCCATCTCGTTGCCCGGCGGGGCGGTGACCTCGAGATAGCAGCCGATGCCGCGCCCGCGCAGCTTGCCGGCCTTGCGGCTCGAGCGTTCGCGGGCTGGGTAGCCTTTCCAGTCGGCCGCCGCGAGCGCGCGGGCGAAGAGCGCCGGGAAGTCGCCGCTGTCATAGACCGTCCCGATCGGCGTCTTCCACGGCAATTGCCGCGGTCCGATCAGGTTGCGCCGCCGGATGACGGCCCTGTCGATCCCCATCTCGCGGGCGGCGGTGTCGATCAGCCGCTCCATGAGGTAATTGCCCTCGGGGCGCCCGGCCCCGCGATAGGCCGCGATCGGCACCGTGTTGGTGACGGCGCAGCGCGTCTGCACCTCGATGAGCGGCGTGCGGTACATGCCGACGCTGTTCTTGCCGATGTTCAGCGTCGCCATCATCGGGCCGGGCGGCGAGAGATAGCCGCCCATGTTGCCGAAGCCGGTGAAGCGCGTCGCCAGGAAGCGCCCGCGCGCGTCGAGCGCAAGCTCGGCCTCGAACACCATGTCGCGGCCGTGATGGTCGGAGACGAAGCTCTCGGAGCGCTGGTCGGTCCATTTCACCGGCTTCTTCAGGAGCCGCGCCGCATGCAGCAGCACGATGTATTCCGGAAACACCGCCGCCTTCATGCCGAAGGAGCCGCCGACATGGCCGGTCAGCAGGTGCATCCGCTCCTGCGGCACGCCCATCGCCGCCGCCAGGTTGTTGCGCATGCCGAAGGCGCCCTGGCTCGGGGCGTGGAGCGTGTAGCGCTTCGCCTTGCGGTCGTAATCCGCGATCGCGGCGCGCGGCTCCATCGGGTTCACGATGATGCGGTTGTTGACGATCCGCACCCGGGTGACATGCGCCGCCCCGGCAAAGGCGGCCGCGACCTTCTCCGCATCGCCGAAATGGTAGTCGAGGATGAGATTGCCGGGAACGTCGTCGAACAATTGCGGCGCGCCGGGGGCAAGCGCCGCCTCCACCGAGGTGACGGCGGGCAGGATGTCGATATCGAGCGCTACCGCCTCGGCCGCATCGCGCGCCTGCAGCGCCGTCCGCGCGACGACCATGGCGACAGGGTCCCCGACGAAGCGGACCTTGCCCGTCGCCAGCGCCTTGCGCTCAGGCCGCTTCATCGCGCTCCCGCCCCGGCTGGGCAGGTCGACCTGGCATTTCAGCAGGCCGTAGCCCTGGCCCTCGAGATCGGCGGCGGTGTAGATCGCGACGACGCCCTTCATCGCGGCCGCGGCCGCGGTGTCGATGCCGCGGATGACGCCATGGGCGTGCGGGCTGCGGACGAAGGCCGCGTGGAGCTGCCCTTCCAGCGAGAGATCGTCGGTATAGCGCCCCTCGCCGCGCAGGAGGACCGCGTCCTCGTTGCGCGGGAGCGACTGGCCGATGCCGGCGCGCCGCGCTGGGTGTTCGGCCTGGGAGACACGCATATTCATAGCAGGGTACCGCAAACGAAAGTGGGGCTTCCACACTGGCCCAAAAGAGCGGCGCCTGCTGTGCAGATGCCGCATGGGCGCTACCCTGCGCCGGCTTGGCTGGCCGGCTCCATCGTCTATCGCCTGGCCTCCTTCAGCCGTGCGGTTTCATCGACGGCCGCCAATGCTTCCAGCGAAAGCGAAAATTCGAGCACATCCTGCAGTTCCCTGCGGATCGCACGGCGCAGAACGAGCTTCGTGTAGCGGATGACGAGCGGGTTGTTGCCGGCGATCTCTTCGGCGATCTCCCGTCCGCGGGCGACGAGGCGATCGGGCGGGAGAACCTCGGCGACAGCACCGGCAGCCAGCAGTTCCGCCGCGTCGATCGTCTTGCCCGTGAGCAGAAGATGACGGCCGCGGTTGAGGCCCAGCACCATCGGCAGGACGACGTTGATGCCGTCGCCCGGCACGGTGCGATTGGTGAAATGGGCGGAATCCTGGATGACGGCGTTGCTGTCGGCGAGCACGATATCGCCGAGAAGCGGCAATTCCGCATGGCGAAGAGCCGGACCGTTGATGCAGCTGATGACCGGCGCGTCGATATCCATGAAATTCATCAGCAAGCGCACACCGTCGCGCCGGATGCGCTCCCATCGCTGCGTGTCGCCGACGGAGAACATGTCGAGCGTCTTGCGGGGGCCCGAGAACGAGGCGCCGGTCCCCGTCAGAAGAACGACACGGTTCTCGGGATCGGCGGCGATCAGGGCAAAGGCGTCGCCAAGCTGCGCCTGCGGATTGGTTCGCCCGCCGGTGTTAACATCGAAAGGTCCGCCATCGGTATGGAGCCGCATCTCCAGGACACCGGAAGCGCTGCGCTGCATGGCGATGTGCGAAAAGCGGTCCTTATAGTCGTCGAAAACGGTCATCCCTCTTCTCCCCGATTTTTGCCGGCCGTCATGGCGCGAGGCTCGCCCTTGCGCGAATCTTGCCTCAGCTCGGCCTTTCCAGGTCGGCGCAGGTGGCGTTGAGCGCATCGACGCAGGCGTCGAAATTGAGCTCCATTCTGTGAACCGGCCCGGCGATGCCGATGGCGAAGTCCCGGCCTGCGATGGACAGCGGCTTGGCGATCGACGTCACGTCGACGACGTTCTGGCCACGATGGATGAGGTAACCGCGGCTCTTGCCCTCGGCGAGCTCGGTCTTGAGCCTGGCGATGAAAGCTTCCCGATCCTCGACGTTCTTCAGTCTCAGCTTGCCGAGCATCGTGTTGAGGGCCTTGTCGTTCATGTGCGACAGCAGCGCCTTGCCCGTCGCCGCCTGCTCGATCGCCCGCACCAGCCCGATCGCGGCCGTGTAGCGTATGAGCTCCAGCCCCTCGAGCACCGCCAGATAGACCACCGACGGCTCGGAGAAGTTGAGCTGGGCGAGCAGGATCGTTTCCCTCGTCTCGGTGCGAAGACGTTCCAGCCGGGGCATCAGCCGGGGCAAGATCGGTTCGTGCCGATCGATCGCCAGGGTGTGCTGCAGCATCAACCGTGTCGGATAGAGGTGCTTCTTGGAGCCGACGGAATAAAGATAGCCATGCTCGATCATCGACTTGAGGAGCCCGAAACAGCTCGACGGGGGGATGGCGAGTTCGCTGGCGAGCTCAGACAAGGTCAAAGGCTGCCCTTTTGCCGCAAAGATCTCAAAGATCTGCAGTATCCGTCTGGCCGTTCTCATCGATATCCCATTTGCGTCACTGAGCCCGAAGCCACATATCAGCGCATGCCGAGCATGTCTCTGGCCTCTTCGGCGGAAGCGGTTTCGCCGCCCAGTTGATTGATGATCCAGCGACTCTTTTCCACGAGCTGGCCATTACCCTTCGTCAATTCACCTTTGGCGACATGGACGGTGTCCTCCATGCCGATACGGACGTGGCCGCCCAGCAGATAGGCCTGCGCCAGCATGGGGAAGGCATGGCGCCCGATGCCGAAACCGCTCCAGGCCGCGTCCTTCGGCAGCAGATCGGCGGCGAAAGCCAGCGTTCTCGGCGTGGCCGCGAACCCGTATTTGACCCCGAGGACGAGGTTGAGCAGCAGCGGCCGCTTCAGCACCCCCCGGTCCAGCAGGTCGTTGAGCAGCCCGATGTCGCTGCAATCGAACAATTCGAGCTCCGGCGTAACACCGCTGTCATAGGCGATCTCGACCATGCGCGTGATGCTCTGCGGCGTGTTGATCACGACCTCGGCGCCGAAAAGCATGGTGTTGAGGTCCACCGAGCAGACGTCGGGGCGCAGCTCGACCACATGCTGAATGCGTTTTTCCGCCTTGAGCAGATTGGTCCGCGGGCCAGCTACGGCCGGATCTTCGTCGCTCGGCTGATAGCGGCCGCCCGGTCCCGTGGTCAGGTTGATGATCAGCGCCGTGTTCTTCGCCCTGATGCGCTCGACGACCTCGCGATAATGCGCCACCTCCATCGAGGGGCGGCCGGTATCGGCATGGCGGACATGGATATGAACGATGGCCGCGCCGGCTTCCGCGGCTTCGAGGCAGGAATCGGCGATCTGTTCAGGCGATATCGGCAGGGCCGGATTCTGGGACGGCTGTGTCTGATTGCCGGTTACGGCGCAGGTGATGATGGTTTTGGTCATGGCGTTTACTTCTCACAAGCTGTTCTTCGTCGTATCTCTTGTTGCCCGGCCCGCTAGAAGCGGCTGAGCCATGCTCCGAGAGCCGCGTTCACCGCGGCTGGCGCTTCGACCGCGAGCAGATGCGCCGCCTTGGGGATGACGATCAGTTCGGCGCCCTTGATCTGTCGCTGGATGTCCTCGGACATCGAAACCGGGGTGGCCGGATCGTCCTCGCCCGGGAGGATGAGCGTGGGAGCCGTGATGCGCCCGTTCGAGGCACGCAGATCCATGTCGCCGATGGCTTCCGCGCAGGCCGCATAGCCTTCGGGGTCGATCGCCAGCAGCCGCCTGCGGTATGCGGCGGCCAGTGCCGGGTCCGTCGCCCGCAGATGCTGCGTGAACCAGCGTTCCACGACCGCGTCGGCAATGGCTTCCAGGCCCTTTTCGCGCACCAGCGCCGCACGGGCGTACCAGGCGTCGCGCGCGCCCATATGGGCGGCCGTCGCCATCAGGACGAGGCTCTCGACGCGCTCGGGGTGGCGCGCGGCCATGGCCTGCGCCGCCATGCCGCCAAGCGAGAGGCCGGCGACATGGGCGCGTGCGATACCGAGATGATCGAGCAGCGCGGCGATGTCGTCCGCCAGCCCGTCGAGCGTCAATCGCGCGCCGGCCGTCATGGCGGGGGAACCGCCATGGCCGCGCGTGTCGTAGCGGATGAGGCGATGCCGGGCGGAAAGCGTCGAAACCTGCGCGTCCCACATCGACAGCGTCGTGCCGAGCGAGTTGGACAGCACGATTGCGGGCGCGCCCCCGGGTCCGGTGACCTCGTAGTGAAGCGGGCGGCCGTCGATGCGCAGAATCGCCATCATTCTTCCTTCACGCAGCCTGCCTGAGGAGATCGGCGACCCGCTCGCCGATCATGATCGAGGGCAGATTGAGATTGGTCCGTGGAATTTCCGGCATGATGGAAGCATCGGCGACGTAGAGGTTTTCGGTGCCGAAAACCTTGCCGTGAGGGTCCGTCACGCTCATCGGATCGTCCGCGCGCCCCATCTTGCAGGTGCCGCAGGGATGCCAGGCGCTCGTCGCTTCGCTGACCACATGCGTGGCGAGCTTCCCGTCATCGCCCAGCAGAACGTCGAGCGAGGGCCCGTCGCGGATGACATGCTCGATCATCAGGTCGCGGATCGGCCGGCCGCTGTCCATCAGCGCGGCGGCGATCCCGGTGAGCACGATGTTGACAGGCGTCTTGCGCCCGATCTGGCGCACCCGCTCCGAATAGCTCGATGGAAACGGATGCTCCAGGAATTTGGCCACGACCGGCAGGCGTGCGATCACGGCCATGCGGCGGAAGGCGTCCATCATCCGCAGCCGGTCGCGGTCGTCGTCCAGCCAGTTGAAGCAGACCTCCGGCTCGGTCGAAGGATCGGGGGAGGCCAGCCCCACCCAGCCGCGGGAATGGGGCTTGCCGAGCAGGGTGCTGAGCGTGCCGATGCGCCCGCCCAGGGCATGCCAGGCCGAGCGGCAGACGGACATCATCACCATGTCAATGTCGTCGCAGCCGGGAAAGCCGGAGGAATAGCGCAGATAGCTGTAGTTTCGACGGAACATGTGCTTCTTGCGCACCGAAGCGCGGAGATAGCCGGAAATGGAGATCGAGGGATGGTCCTGCAGGTTGCGGCCGACCCCCTGCCGGTCGACCAGCACATCGATGCCGAAGCGGGCGAGCTGCTCGGCCGGCCCGATGCCGGAGAGCATGAGCAGTTGCGGCGTATGCAGCGCTCCGGAGGCGACGATGATCGTGCGGGCTTCCAGCCGGCCGGGGCCGCTCGCGCCCGGCAACAGCTCCACCGCCACGGCCCGCCGGCCCTCGAAGCGGATGCGGGCGGCCTGCGCATCGCCCATGACGGTCAGGTTGCGCCGCGCGCGCACCTCCCGCGTGAGATAGCCGAGCGCGGCTGAAATCCGGCGCTCGCCATCGTTGGAAAGGGGCAGCGACGCATAGCCTTCGGCGAATTCGCCGTTCATGTCGGGCAGGTAGCGGTAGCCCTGGCTCTCCCAGGCGCGCCCGACGGAGAGCGTGTAATCGTCCCACTGTTCTCGCGGGAACCGGCGGACGGGGATCGGGCCCTCGTTGCCGTGCCACTGGTCGACGAAATCGCGGTCGCTCTCCAGCCTGCGGAAGTAAGGCAGGACCGCGTGCCAATCCCAGCCGGTCGCGCCGGCGGCGTCCCATCGGTCGAAATCGTCCTCCGCGCCGCGCAGCGCGACCTGCCCGTTGATGCTGGAGCCGCCGCCGATCACCCGACCCTGCTCGAAATTGATCGGCTGGCGCGCCGCTTGCGTGAGATAGGGGCCGTCGCCACGGCGGATTTTCAGCCCCGACCAGACATAGGCGGGATTGGAAAGCGCCATCCCGGCATAGGTATCGAGGATATCGGCGGGCGTCCGATCCGGAGCAAAGTCGGGACCGGCCTCCAGCAGGCAGACATTGTTGCCGGCATCTTCGCTCAGCCTCGCGGCGAGAGCGCAGCCCGCAGAGCCCCCTCCGACGATGAGATGCGTATATTGCATGGCCTAACCGTTCGACCCTGTCGGATGCCGAAGCGGCAGATAGAAGTCGCTGATGCAATTCTGGTATTGGAAGGCGTGGAACGGCCGGGTATTGGCGGTGAGGAACGAGCGCGGCACCTGACTGTTCTGAGCCGTCGCGTATTGCACCTCCGCGAGGAAGATGGATGAACTGAAATCGACGAGATAGGACTGGAGCTCGTCGAAGCGCTGCCGCTTGCGTCCCGCGTCCGGCTCGAGCAGCAGATCGGCGAAACGGCCGATCGCCTCGTCGTTCTTCTCCCAGCGCGGGTTCCAGGTGCCGACGCCGCGCGGCCCGCCGGGTGCCGGCAGGATCTGCGACATCGCGGCGTAGTCATGGGCGATGTCATAGATCGGCTCGGACAGATTATGCGCGCAATCGGTTCGCAGGAGCAGCTCGGGCAGCTCGCCGGCCGGCAGCCCGGCGGCATCCTTCAGCGTCAGCTCGACGCCGACCCGGCGCCAGGCATCGGCGATGATCTCGCCCATGCGCTGGCAGTCGGGGCGACGGTCGATATGAAGATCGGCCTTGAGCCCCT comes from the Bosea sp. (in: a-proteobacteria) genome and includes:
- a CDS encoding enoyl-CoA hydratase-related protein, translating into MTVFDDYKDRFSHIAMQRSASGVLEMRLHTDGGPFDVNTGGRTNPQAQLGDAFALIAADPENRVVLLTGTGASFSGPRKTLDMFSVGDTQRWERIRRDGVRLLMNFMDIDAPVISCINGPALRHAELPLLGDIVLADSNAVIQDSAHFTNRTVPGDGINVVLPMVLGLNRGRHLLLTGKTIDAAELLAAGAVAEVLPPDRLVARGREIAEEIAGNNPLVIRYTKLVLRRAIRRELQDVLEFSLSLEALAAVDETARLKEARR
- a CDS encoding helix-turn-helix domain-containing protein, coding for MRTARRILQIFEIFAAKGQPLTLSELASELAIPPSSCFGLLKSMIEHGYLYSVGSKKHLYPTRLMLQHTLAIDRHEPILPRLMPRLERLRTETRETILLAQLNFSEPSVVYLAVLEGLELIRYTAAIGLVRAIEQAATGKALLSHMNDKALNTMLGKLRLKNVEDREAFIARLKTELAEGKSRGYLIHRGQNVVDVTSIAKPLSIAGRDFAIGIAGPVHRMELNFDACVDALNATCADLERPS
- a CDS encoding 3-keto-5-aminohexanoate cleavage protein, translated to MTKTIITCAVTGNQTQPSQNPALPISPEQIADSCLEAAEAGAAIVHIHVRHADTGRPSMEVAHYREVVERIRAKNTALIINLTTGPGGRYQPSDEDPAVAGPRTNLLKAEKRIQHVVELRPDVCSVDLNTMLFGAEVVINTPQSITRMVEIAYDSGVTPELELFDCSDIGLLNDLLDRGVLKRPLLLNLVLGVKYGFAATPRTLAFAADLLPKDAAWSGFGIGRHAFPMLAQAYLLGGHVRIGMEDTVHVAKGELTKGNGQLVEKSRWIINQLGGETASAEEARDMLGMR
- the pcaD gene encoding 3-oxoadipate enol-lactonase; translation: MAILRIDGRPLHYEVTGPGGAPAIVLSNSLGTTLSMWDAQVSTLSARHRLIRYDTRGHGGSPAMTAGARLTLDGLADDIAALLDHLGIARAHVAGLSLGGMAAQAMAARHPERVESLVLMATAAHMGARDAWYARAALVREKGLEAIADAVVERWFTQHLRATDPALAAAYRRRLLAIDPEGYAACAEAIGDMDLRASNGRITAPTLILPGEDDPATPVSMSEDIQRQIKGAELIVIPKAAHLLAVEAPAAVNAALGAWLSRF
- a CDS encoding GMC family oxidoreductase, with the translated sequence MQYTHLIVGGGSAGCALAARLSEDAGNNVCLLEAGPDFAPDRTPADILDTYAGMALSNPAYVWSGLKIRRGDGPYLTQAARQPINFEQGRVIGGGSSINGQVALRGAEDDFDRWDAAGATGWDWHAVLPYFRRLESDRDFVDQWHGNEGPIPVRRFPREQWDDYTLSVGRAWESQGYRYLPDMNGEFAEGYASLPLSNDGERRISAALGYLTREVRARRNLTVMGDAQAARIRFEGRRAVAVELLPGASGPGRLEARTIIVASGALHTPQLLMLSGIGPAEQLARFGIDVLVDRQGVGRNLQDHPSISISGYLRASVRKKHMFRRNYSYLRYSSGFPGCDDIDMVMMSVCRSAWHALGGRIGTLSTLLGKPHSRGWVGLASPDPSTEPEVCFNWLDDDRDRLRMMDAFRRMAVIARLPVVAKFLEHPFPSSYSERVRQIGRKTPVNIVLTGIAAALMDSGRPIRDLMIEHVIRDGPSLDVLLGDDGKLATHVVSEATSAWHPCGTCKMGRADDPMSVTDPHGKVFGTENLYVADASIMPEIPRTNLNLPSIMIGERVADLLRQAA